A genome region from Halomarina pelagica includes the following:
- a CDS encoding helix-turn-helix domain-containing protein yields MAITAQQHLSSPVLPLVSIAKYTRSDEIECIQGLNLQPNLQLFIVQIDAEEDVSEDDLSMLDEVVEATLLGESSGKAILKLTVELDETVAGAFDGSTDGALMDSILVTPEGWFEEKLFKDYTAMSEFQTTCEENNIDVEILSLTHDSTSFEDDSPYGLTERQHEALTLALSRGYYERPRQVTTEELADELGISQPSMSDLLRRGERQLLTATLDTRGYINALSK; encoded by the coding sequence ATGGCCATCACCGCCCAACAACACCTCAGCTCACCGGTGCTCCCGCTCGTGAGTATCGCCAAATACACGCGCTCGGACGAGATCGAGTGCATACAGGGACTCAATCTCCAACCGAATCTGCAACTGTTCATCGTCCAAATCGACGCCGAGGAGGATGTCTCCGAGGACGACCTCTCGATGCTGGACGAGGTCGTCGAGGCGACGCTGCTCGGCGAGTCAAGCGGGAAGGCGATTCTCAAGCTCACTGTCGAACTCGACGAGACGGTCGCGGGGGCGTTCGACGGGAGCACCGACGGTGCGCTCATGGACTCGATACTCGTCACGCCTGAGGGGTGGTTCGAGGAGAAGCTATTCAAGGACTACACCGCGATGTCCGAGTTCCAGACAACCTGCGAGGAGAACAACATCGACGTCGAAATCCTCTCCTTGACGCACGACTCGACGTCCTTCGAGGATGATTCGCCGTACGGGTTGACCGAGCGCCAACACGAAGCGCTGACACTCGCCCTCTCGCGCGGCTACTATGAACGCCCCCGCCAGGTCACCACCGAGGAACTCGCTGACGAGCTCGGTATCTCGCAGCCGTCTATGTCCGATTTGCTCCGTCGGGGGGAGCGTCAGCTCCTCACCGCCACGCTCGACACGCGTGGATACATAAACGCGCTTTCTAAATAG